The segment ccaagcctcatgtggacccaacacaacctttcgtgaggacaaggttgatggtttgccatttcaggccttctcactgcatgtcgagtatgtgctagcactcatcccatgcatgaggcacaattatcttatttagtgattctttaactaactctctaatatgctattaggttatcacttatttagacacacttttggggttacccagcaaccactttgggcacgacccccaatcgaaatccactttcccaaatgacactaaTCTATACTCAAATGAACtactaaaccaaggaatacacaaggtcaagcaaatagAGTTCAAAACGACAgaaatacccacttggtcaaataaaacttcatacgaggtgcactgactgacggtactccaactagagacctgaccagctatggtcaaccactaatcaacattcaacacccgcataaaggacatgatcAGATACAAACCATTACATGAAAATAGtaaatactcgagatcaaggacataagcaggtacccaaatcaacaaatgacaataaccaacaatcacaatcaaggacttgccatttcataagcaaatgcgaatacataaatttaaacatgcataggcaataaccggaaaagacaatccttttccatattgattaaacattaaaaaaaaatcaatccaattttctaaaggatctaagtttgattgcagtttgtCTACCTTATCTAGGTATAGGTcattcatggtttactaactcactaaagttcattTGCATCGTACATACATAAATACGTCATTATGGATTTCCAAACCAattcacaagaatataattaaataaacattaataaacaAAATACGATATGCATTttccaaataaaacatcatttccatcTTTGATCGAAAACAATAATCTAATTTCATCTTTTACAACACAGATatacactttccaaaaatggaaacataCAATTTAAGGGAAATAACATCAATGATCATTTTCCAAATCTAATGATACTTCCTTGCAtgtatttaaaaaaatacaaatttaatattaattaatacataTGTATTAATCCACAATATATACTAGTTAATAATTGATATTAAATttacaaattaattattaattagtatatatatatatatatatatatatatatatccacaattaataaaatatatatactcaattaataattaataataaaaaacaaatatactattaaaactttttaaataaaaaaaatatattaaaaagttTTAATACCCAAAATTATACcacgaaatatttatttaaattttaacaaattatataaaattaattaaaggaACTTCCACCGCGGGGCCCGCCTCCCATCTCAGGAGTGGTGGAAGCCCACCCGCAGCCCCCACGGCCACAATATGGATGCAGGTTCTGCGGCCACATTGTGGTCGCAGGCTTCTGCTACGAACCCATGGGGAGGAGGGGCGcgagttgagcctcggctcctccgcccTCCTACCCTAATCcacccaaaataaaaataaaaaaattaaatttcattttaaattttcaataaaccaaaaaaataaaattaaaataaaacctcAGTTTCTATTTAATTTACAGTCTCACACAGAGACTAAATTAATTTCCAGAACGTCCATGAACAACAAATATTGATAATTTTTCAGAATAACCAGACTCAGAAAGGGAGTAAATTTTCCAAACAACACTATTCTTGGCAACTAAGATTGACTTACTACCATTTATCCGAATTTGcaacaaacacatttcttccaaAACCAAACAGTAAATCTTTGTGGcaacaaaggaaacaaataaaagaaatcctaccttcatacgcaatcctggaagagatttgaaggagagcccaacctgcgaGCTCAGAATCCTTCTTCCACCCAATgccccaaaatttctccaaaaacatATTCCCCAAAATGTCTCCCAGCCCTATTTTTCCAAAAATCCTTCCtctaaaatatttttccaaccctaggtTAAATGGCAAAGTTTTTTTACCATAAATctcatttttaaataaaaatacttttacacaatttatttctaatttagaacAATCAAAATAATGcctcctcatttaatttctaattttctcaattttaacaaaattaacctttatattccaaaatattaatgagggtaatttttttttaattaaaataaaatacccaaattcattctttcaaaactatatccaaaatatactaaactcacttttctaattaaaattgattttctttaataattaaaatcaacctttctatttttttttttaaaaaccaagggaattaaattaattctatttcaaataaatttaaatctttcccttccaaaagcataaacaaaataaattaatcaatttaaaattaaccatttaaccaaacttgctaccaatttggattgagcaattctaattaacaattaatcgcataaagggaacctatttaatttaatcccttaatttctaatgcataaacacacattaaatcaaattaaacattaaggattaattaTTGAATTTAACTACACACAAAAACATGCAACCCTAGAAAGCCAAGCagacagacgacctgcatacccacccaaagggaataccgacaacaactgacgatgctcacttgagcacaactatggtcaaacaagggtcttacgactagctaatccaaaatctaaggaccaaagaggtacactcaaacctgcaaatccagatGGAGATGCACCTCGCACCCATgtagtactgtacctgcaatctcctgcaaccatgaatcacacacacacacacacacacacacacacacacacacacatatataataaaagtgttagcccgagattaataacacgaatcaggagaactaataagcttacatacaaattgatgcgaaaaccacattaaccggtacgcacaataatcaaaacatctgactataacattataacatgataaactaactaaTGTCAAATCgaaattagaatctgattagggcaagggtactacacTCTTCTTGATGCTTCCTCCCTATTCCTTTCTCAAACATCATCTTCACCTCATCATATCCTCGACTTTTCCCATTCCACTCTCCACTCCTATTTCTACTCTTATTGCATCCTTGTCTGTCTTCCATTAGCCTTACTCTTCTCATGTTTCATCCATTCTCACTCCTCTCCTTACTCCTACATCCCATATACATTATGCTTTCATTGTTCCTTCACAAGCTCTTTCTCAGCCCCATCCTATCATTCATCCCTCCATTATTTCATTCCAACCCATCTATACTCAATTCATCGTCACCCAATCTAACCTTGAGCACATGGAATGGCTTGATGAagttcaaaatggattcaatactTTAAATTCAAACAAGGATATTAGTCATGAATTGACTCATAATCCTTTTGCTTATGATCCTTTCACGTTTTTCCCATTAGATATTTAGCACCATGATTTGAGATATATAGTGGTAAAGGTGACCTAATAACTCACATAAGATCTTTAATGCAACATGTTTGGAGTTTATTTAAATATGATAATAGATTGCTTGCTAAACCTTTTCCATGTACACTTACAAAATATATGCTAGTGTGTTTTTTTGTCATTGTCACTTTTTTCTATCCATTCACATATATTGAACTAACCACTTCATCCATCAAACACTTCCATGTAAAGATTGGATTGGAAGTCACAACTCTAGATTGGATTCAATGTATGTGAGAAAATAGTAAATAGATCCATGATTATGTTACAATTTCAATCATTATTAGTAAAGATGTAATATCAATTACCAAGTGATGAGCTTCAATTACTACTAATTGATAGTTTGCATTCAATCATTATGAATATGCACAATTATTAGAGATTCGAACTAAAATTAGTAGATGTGTCAAAATGTGGATCTTCTAATGCTTCTCTACCTTCTTCATCTTACTCCTCAAAGTTTCAATTAACAGGTCCAGTAAAAAGAGTATGATAATTCATCTCATAAGAAAGATTCTACCCTAATGTCAACATTATTAATAATGGACAAGTGGCTTCAATTGTTATTTATATTTTGCCTCAAATGCCTTCAAAATCCTGATGTATTATATTGCAATAATGTCTTGGGGCTAATATGATCACTCTTTCTTCTATGCAATGGATTGCATATTTCTACATATGTACCTAACACTAAGATTCAAAAGCCTTTTGTGAGTTCTAGGGGTCAATAGGTATGATACACAATGATGTGTGGGCTCAAAGCATAAAATTCAATATAACTAACAATAACTTAATTTATGTGGAAAAGGAACAATGATGTGAGCAAGAAATTTGTCATACCCCCAAATCTAAATCCTCGAATATATCCTAATCCTTTTCTACAACATGACCAACCAAATCACATGGAAACTATTATAGAAGATTTGGCAAGTAGAGGGAAGAAATAATGGATGCACATTTATGCTCATATAAGGGTTTGTTGGACTATTATTGAACAACTATAGACATCTTTGTTATCCATTGCATTTTGTAATGATGAAATTCCTAACATTGATACCATGGATTTCTCtatattattggcaattgacacataAGCAGACTCAAGCAATTATGGTCAACCTTGGTTCATATTTCAATATTTGTGCGAAGGAATTTTTATGTACCAATTATTTCCACCAAGAATAATAAGCGCATTTAGGGTCTCTCTAAATCGTTTTAATGATAAAATACAAGATAGTATATGATGCATCATTTTACATTTGAACATTGTGCAAAGAGAGGAATTGATACTTGTTTAGCATAATTCTTGGATGCTTATGAATAGAGTAGTTTCAAGCTATCCCTTCTACCTTACACGTATGTGTGAAATTAGTTCACCAAGGGTGGTTAAGGCACTGAGAGATCCTTATCAATCATTTTTTGAACATGCAAAATTTACTATAGAAACTTTCATTTATGCTTCAAAAGAGCCTCAACATGAGTATACATGTCTCATATAGCAATTACATGATATAGAAAGAACAAGAAgcattttaaaaaatattcatgAGCATGTCATGTTgaacattgtgttgtcattgatgtcaaaggagtcaATGAGAATTAAATGCAATTGTACTTGATTTCAACTGTCTAGTAGCTATATCTTTAGTTACTTTTGACATGACATGTCTGAGCGTTTGAGTTCTAAATGGTGACAAACTATGTTGAtatctctcttgcaaaattttAGTAATATCATCATATATCTATTCCACAAGTGTTGAAGGTGATCTAGAAGTGTTTGTGGTATGTTAATTAGACATTATGTACACTGACAACCtgttttgtattgtattttattgcaGTAATGTTTTATGGTTTGTAGTTTGGAAGTAAagataagctatgtatgatgcatTAAATTCCAGAGTTGTTCAAGCTAAGCATCAAACTACAAGAAGATAGAACTAACCGAATGATCTTTGTGATAGTTCACAATCTTCAATGATGTTTAAGATGTATACATAAGAGTATTCCATTGTGTGCCAACTATATGAAGTGTGTAGATGTCCATTGAGGCTAGTTGAGTATGTGTTAGATAATGCATAACATGTCCCTACTCCTGAAGTAATGTGTGGGCTTTAGGACCTAGTTGACTACACGTTTGATTGATGGTTTGCATGTGGTCAACTTGTGGAAAGTCTTTAAATATGTTGGAAGGGTAATCatagtttatatacatatatattgaagATTGGATTTTTTTCAAGGTGTTTTTACAATGCAAAGTGGTTGATGATGTGCAAGTATGTGGGTGATGATCTTGAGTGAGTAGCATAATAACAATGACAAAACTTGTGCGATTTACCTGCTCAATCATTGTGTGTGATTTCATTTGAAGATCTTATGCACAGTATGGGGATGTTCTAAAGTTGATCAAATCAGGAAGAAGTTGAGTATTTAGCGTTGAAGGTCCACATTACATATTTTCTTATATTTTGTATTAGATAAGTGTCGCACATGTTGATTTGGTGCTTAGATCTTggattaggggattggtgtctcttgtaggTTGGTGCCTGCAAATGTGTAATTGGGGATTGATGTCTTCGATAGGTCGATGCCTACTTTGTATTGTaagttcttcattatatttttGTGACACTGGATTTGGGTAGTAGATCATCagctattctcaccatggtttttctattTTGAGTTTCCACATAAATTTGATGTTCATTTGTGTGGATgtgtgtatgttcatcatttgataAGTTACTTCATCATTAACGAAAGACTAGTAAATGCTACTAATGATGATTTGGGTTTGAAGTTAGTTGTAATGCTTGAAGAAGTTATTTATGTTATTAATGTTGAATTAATTTGGAATTggcatatactaattcacccctccccctatCAATTTATTTGTGTGCTTAACTTGGTATTATAGACAACTAAAATCGTCCtcattaattattcctctaaattaattaaatatttttattatttaattaaactaacattattcttctaaattcaaattttaaaatttccctCCATtgcatttaaaattaaataattattagttaTTTAAATATCTTAagttctaaaattaattaaataatttttattatttaattcattcattcttgcacaatagttaaataatctttgttatttaattatttttccacTCCTCTCATCagttaaatagttttgatttaattaattcatctcttcTTGtctcttataattaaataattattttaattatttaattagttaactaAGCCTTCTATGattaaaataaatctttaatttatttaattgttcacttttcaaaattaaattcttttaaaaataaataaaatctttattttatttatttatccttcTCATGcgcaattaaataatttcttaattatttaatgctaattaGTCTTTACTTAGACCTCTCCAACTCCCACTTACTTCGAATTCAACTAATCAATCAATTATGTTTATCTCAATTATGCAATTAGTTAACTTTGTAATTATCTCATTTAACTCTTCTTCTCATCAAAAATTCATCTCAACCTTGGTTCATCTACTCACTTCTTAATCTCAATCATTGATTCCCTCAAGAGTTTCTATAAAGAGGcctttctctcttatttttgcATCCACAATTCGAGTCTACATCTATTATGCCAAATTTCGCTTAGAGCTTtctcatcatcacttcatcatcttGCTTGCATTATCAATCAACCACTCTCCATTTCTTTATGTCATCTTATGCTAGTGCTAATACTGAGAGAAATTATATTAAATTTGCAAGATCATGAAGGATAGGAGGACAATGGAGTCAAGCTTATCAATTGTGTGAGGTATAATATTGTTTATCttgattgcatgcatattgatttAGAGCTCCAATGGTGTTGTTAAATGATTTTGTAGATTCTAGGCTTGTGGTTGGGGTAATTAGGAGTTTACAATAGATTCAAAATTCAACATACATGAGTAGCATAGCTAAGATCCTTGAAAGAAGCTTAACAAGTTAAGGTAGATTCAAGATAGCAACTCTCTTCAAACAAGGCACCAATTTTTTATGGTTCTATGGATAGAAGCCTGTTTGATGGCCCTAAGGGTTGATGTTTGTCAATCAATTGTGGACGACTATGAATTCCCTAATAATCCCCCAAGTAAACATACTAGAAAGAAAGCTTGTGAGAATAATGCCAAGGCAAGACATGTTATTCTATGTGGTTTATCCAACTCTAAGTTTGTAAAGATAATGCATTGTAGAAACCTAAAGGAAGTGTGGGATAAATTGTACAATGtctatgaaggagatgacaagTTCAAACAAGAAAAAATTCGGACCTACAGAGGTCAAATGTaagttaccttttaaatgttttaattgtgttGAAGTAGGACATTTCATGGTTCATGTCCATATAGAGATTCTAATAATGAAAATCAAAAGACTTGGAAGAAGTTCTtttcaaaaggaaatttttttagaAGAACTTAAAAAAATTCTTTACTAATGAAGAAAGTTATTCATCCAATGAAGATGATCAGTGCACTTCTAGAAATAGGGTGAAAAGGCTCTGTTCATGGCTATGGAAACTACAAATTGTGATGCAAGAGTTATGAAATCCATAAATGAAGATGATGAGATCGATCGTGTGGAAGAATTGTATTGTGTTGGCAAAAACATCAAGATTGAAGAAAATAATTACGAAAGAAGTAAAAGCTAAAGACAAGTTATCCCAAAATATTGAGAAAGTAGAGAAGTTGGTCATTTTTTTGGAAATATAGGTGAAAGAAGCAAAGAGAATATAAGAAGTTATGATAGAAAGGTTACTAACAAGAAATAAGGATTGTGAAAGACTCAAAGAAAAAATTGTGACATTGAGAAAGGATCTAGAGAAAGCAAACAATTAGCTAAAATTGAAATTTGGAAAATGTATTGAGATCTTAAATGAGATCATAAGTAGCCAAATATTGACACATATCAAAACTGATGTTCGATTCAATAAGATTCAAAATAATAAGGTGATAGAGTAGTACATGAAATCAGTTGCTGAGAATCCATGACAAACTGACTCTAAAATTTCAAGATTAGAACAATTTCAAGCAACGAAAGGCAGGAAGAAGAAAGATGATGGTTTCACTCTATTGCAATAGACAAAAGGAGATTCAGAAAGTAAGTTtcaagaggacaagcatacaatATCAGGTTCAATTATTTGTTTTCTGGTTATTGTTTTAATTTCAATCAATTTGATCATAAGGCAATGAATTGTAGAAGGGTTTTTGAAAGAAGGAATAACTTTATTAGCATAAATGTTTTTGCACCTTTGTTTCATTTCAATGTTATTTGTCATTAATGCAAAAAATCttgggcatattgcaagaagttGTAGAAGTAATTTTGTAATTCCTCCTAAGATGGATATAAAAGAATTAACTCAACAAATTAGAAGAGTGAAATAGAGAAAGTGTCATGAACTAGTTTTAGGTTAAAAATAAGTTTTAGATTAATTTATTAGACACTGATATTATTGATGACATTTGATATTATGATGCTATTTAATGTGAGTTACGACATTGTTTCAATGTGATTTTATTTATGATGctatttaatattattaatgacattttttttaatataattttaattatgtgatgatgttaatgaatttTTATATTATGATCTAACAATTTCGTCGAGTGTGAAGTGGATGCAGGGTCGACCGTCAAAAGCAAACATATGACCAAGGAGGGGTCTCCTAGCTCGTCGGCAACAACTCACGGAGTGAAAACCTATgcatacacaaataaataaatagattaattacattaaaaattaaaatcatcaaaatcccGGTGCGATGGGAGCGTCTGTCTACCGTCGCCGGGCTAGGGCAATCGTGCCCTAGCTCTTCCTTGCTGTGTCTGCATCTGCGTAGGGGGGGTGTACGATCGCGTGGGTAGGGGGGGAGCTGTTTTTTCCTGTTGCAGGTTTTGTTTCATCTTTTTTGGCCGCCGTTCTGTGCTGGGAAGTGCCTGTGTGGGCTGTGCATGCGGGCGGGAGTTGAGCGATTTGGTTGCAGCGCTCTTGTGACGGGTCGGGGCTGTGTTGGGCCCGATCAGATCCCTTTGCGGTGGGGTATCCAGGGCTGAGAGGGCTAATGGCCAAAGGGGAGACGCCTAGGGAGGTGCCTAGTTCAAAATTTCATGAAGCAGTGGCTATGAATTTGCCAGGTCAGGAAGCAAGGGTTTTTGAAAATGCCCTCTTCTCTCAGAATACAGGGGCTACGGATCCAGGCTCGCCTGTGGGATCTCGGATCACGAAGATTAACGGATGTCTTGAAAGGTGCAAAGATAGACCCAAATTGGTAATTCCCTTTGaaatgattgctgaagatgtcgaaTATTACTCTAAACATTCGTTGTATTGCAAGTTCCTGGGTTTAAGAGTTTCTCTCCAATTCCTGGAAAACTGGGCTCAGAAAGTGTGGGAACCAGAGGGTGAAATGGAGGTTACGTTGCTAGCAAATAATTTTTTCATGGTAACGTTTCTTTGTATGGCTGATCGGAATAGGGTTTTTGAGGGTGGACCCtatttttataaccaggtggggCTATTCGTCAAACCATGGCATGCAGGATTTAATCCTTCTGAGGAGCTTCCAAATCGGGTTCCGGTGTGGGTTCGGTTACCCAGATTTCCTATAGAATGCTGTCGCGAGGATGTTCTCCATATGCTTGCATCGATGCTCGGGAAGCCGGTGGGTCCTTCATCACAAACCTTGGGTAAGAAAGTTATGACCTTTGCTCGAATTTGTGTGGAACTGGATTTGAGTAGACCACTGCCTGATGCGGTAGAGATGTGTGCGGGCTCATATTCCTGGGTGCAACAACTGGACTATGAGACCCTTCCTTTTCGATGCCATCTATGTCATGAATATGGCCATCTTGTGAGAAGATGCCCAAAGGCCAAGTCAGTGGAACAGCAAACTTCGCCTCCTCCTCGTGATAATCCTAGTATGGACAAAGGGAAGAAGCCTGTTGTTGGGGAGGATAAAGATGCTGAGGGCTTTGTTCGGGTTAAGGCTCGTAATCGGAACAGAGGCCAGAAGCGGACTCTAAGGGAGCGTCAAGAAGAAGATACCTTTAACAGGTTCGAGATCTTGGATGAATTGGGTCAGCCAGAAGTTAATCCTGGAGTAATTATTGAGGATGAACAGGCAGGGGATTCTAGAATGGGGACTATTTCTTCCATTCCTCCTGTTGATTCCCATGAAGAGACTACTGTGCCTATGGTCACGGATGGGCAAACAGGGGTTCAGATGATATTAGAGCCAAATGGTGAGTTGGGGCAAGGGGTAGAGAATGTTTCTATTCCTGCATGGACTGCAGCTCCAGAGTCGGATAAGCGAGGTAAATCTTCTCCTCATCTGGGCATTCTCCAAAAAGATGGTAAGAAGGGGGTCTCAGAGAAAAATGTTAAATTGGGACGaaagaaggacttagaaaagatcaAGATGATTGGGGAGACATTGGTGGAGTCAGGTTCTGTGAAGACCTTGGATTCCCACTTTTTGACTCCTTCGAAATGATAgttatctcatggaatgtaaggggcttgaacagcgGCCCTAGACAAAAGGCTGTTTGGGATTTAGTTAGAAGTCATTCTCCTGATGTTCTCTTCCTTCAGGAGACTAAGGTTTCTATGGAATGCATGATGAGTATTGCATCTAAGCTGTGGAGGAATGGTCTATGTCAGTGCATTGGATCTCAGGGATCTTCGGGGGGTGTGGCATGTCTCTGGAACCCACGAAAGATCCAACCTGTGTCCTTGATTTCCTTTAAGTCCTCCTTATCATTGGTTGCTTTGTGCACTGAGTCGGGGGAATCTGTTCTCTTTTCTAATGTCTACGCTCCTATTGACTTCCAAGGTAAGCTCCTGGTCTggaataatatttttttggttCGTAGTTTATTTCCTTACTTGCCATGGATTGTTGCTGGGGACTTTAATGCTATTCTTGATCTAACGGAAAAACGAGGAGGTAATACAAGACTGGATCCTTCTTCTTTCTTGCTCCGAGATAATATCTCAGCACTCAATCTCGTGGATATCAAGCCTAGCAATGGCCgcttcacttggaataatagaagggaGGGTGACAGGTGCATTGCTGAACGCTTAGACCGTTTCATGGTTTCCTATTTTTGGGTGGGTGGATTGTGGTCTTCCAGTTCTGAAATTTTGGATTGGAGAGGCTCGGATCATTGGCCAATTAAGCTTGTCACTTCTTCAGCTCGTCTGCCTCAGATGCCGCCTTTTAAGTTCCAGCTTATGTGGCTTCGTGACCCGGACCTCTATGGTTGCGTTGCCGAATGGTGGCAGGTTGGCAGGCCGGCTTTTGGTACAGCAATGTATGTTTTTGCTAAGCTTCTCCAGTATGTTAAGTATCAACTCAAGCGGTGGAATCGACAATGCTTCGGAAACATCTACCAGGCAAAACAGGAA is part of the Cryptomeria japonica chromosome 10, Sugi_1.0, whole genome shotgun sequence genome and harbors:
- the LOC131073409 gene encoding uncharacterized protein LOC131073409: MAKGETPREVPSSKFHEAVAMNLPGQEARVFENALFSQNTGATDPGSPVGSRITKINGCLERCKDRPKLVIPFEMIAEDVEYYSKHSLYCKFLGLRVSLQFLENWAQKVWEPEGEMEVTLLANNFFMVTFLCMADRNRVFEGGPYFYNQVGLFVKPWHAGFNPSEELPNRVPVWVRLPRFPIECCREDVLHMLASMLGKPVGPSSQTLGKKVMTFARICVELDLSRPLPDAVEMCAGSYSWVQQLDYETLPFRCHLCHEYGHLVRRCPKAKSVEQQTSPPPRDNPSMDKGKKPVVGEDKDAEGFVRVKARNRNRGQKRTLRERQEEDTFNRFEILDELGQPEVNPGVIIEDEQAGDSRMGTISSIPPVDSHEETTVPMVTDGQTGVQMILEPNGELGQGVENVSIPAWTAAPESDKRGKSSPHLGILQKDGKKGVSEKNVKLGRKKDLEKIKMIGETLVESGSVKTLDSHFLTPSK